A genome region from Coffea arabica cultivar ET-39 chromosome 7e, Coffea Arabica ET-39 HiFi, whole genome shotgun sequence includes the following:
- the LOC113701506 gene encoding LOW QUALITY PROTEIN: probable polygalacturonase (The sequence of the model RefSeq protein was modified relative to this genomic sequence to represent the inferred CDS: inserted 2 bases in 1 codon), with protein sequence MISEGDQNSIFNTIKASFTRPSWAILLLIFAVLTLFTLQITNKSVFPIPPLFPATIENSGSGFGGPKSCSGFFTEVPPRKVVKSILEFGGVGDGTTSNTAAFRAAMAYMESFKDRGGAQLNVPXEGNFNLTSNLTLFLEEGAVILGSEDPEDWPIIEPLPSYGRGRERLGGRHISLIHGNDLTNVVITGQNGTIDGQGKMWWDLWWNRTLEHTRGHLVELINSHNILISNLTFRNAPFWTIHPVYCSNVLIKNMTILAPLKAPNTDGIDPDSSMNVCIEDCYIESGDDLVAVKSGWDQYGITMARPSSNIIIRRVSGTTPTCSGVGIGSEMSGGISNVIVEDLHVRDSAAGIRIKTDKGRGGYIENITINNIKMERVKIPLRFSRGANDHPDKGWDPKALPQVKGIVVSNVVSLDTKKAPLLEGIEGSPVEGICMKNISIVGLAPSMAWSCEFVSGYSYDVWPKPCQQLQKNDSIPWCSCT encoded by the exons ATGATATCAGAAGGTGATCAAAACTCAATTTTCAATACAATAAAGGCCAGTTTTACAAGGCCTTCATGGGCAATTCTATTGCTTATCTTCGCAGTTTTGACCCTTTTCACCCTTCAGATCACCAACAAATCAGTTTTTCCGATCCCACCATTATTTCCGGCGACAATCGAAAACTCGGGCTCGGGCTTTGGGGGCCCGAAGAGTTGTTCTGGGTTCTTCACGGAGGTGCCGCCGAGAAAGGTGGTGAAATCCATTTTGGAGTTTGGTGGAGTTGGCGATGGAACAACGTCAAATACGGCGGCGTTTAGGGCGGCTATGGCGTATATGGAAAGTTTCAAAGACAGAGGTGGGGCCCAGTTGAATGTCCC AGAGGGGAATTTTAATCTCACCAGTAATTTAACGTTATTTCTTGAAGAAGGTGCAGTAATTTTGGGATCAGAG GATCCAGAGGACTGGCCTATTATTGAGCCACTGCCTTCTTAtggaagaggaagagaaaggCTTGGAGGAAGGCACATAAGCCTCATCCATGGCAACGACCTAACAAATGTTGTCATTACAG GTCAGAATGGTACAATTGATGGGCAAGGGAAGATGTGGTGGGATCTTTGGTGGAATAGGACTTTGGAACATACCAGGGGCCACCTTGTTGAGCTCATTAACTCTCACAATATTCTAATTTCCAACCTCACTTTTCGAAATGCTCCATTTTGGACCATCCATCCAGTTTATTGCAG TAATGTATTAATAAAAAACATGACAATATTAGCTCCACTCAAAGCCCCAAACACAGACGGAATAGACCCAG ATTCAAGCATGAATGTGTGCATTGAGGATTGTTACATTGAGAGTGGAGATGACCTTGTTGCAGTCAAGAGCGGTTGGGACCAATATGGCATCACCATGGCTCGTCCAAGCTCGAACATCATCATTAGAAGAGTTTCAGGTACAACTCCAACATGTTCTGGGGTTGGAATTGGAAGTGAAATGTCTGGTGGAATTTCAAATGTTATTGTGGAGGATTTGCATGTCCGAGATTCTGCAGCAGGTATTCGGATTAAGACTGATAAGGGAAGAGGGGGATATATCGAAAATATcaccataaataacattaaaaTGGAAAGAGTGAAAATACCCTTGAGATTTAGTAGAGGTGCCAATGACCATCCTGATAAAGGATGGGATCCTAAAGCTCTTCCACAGGTTAAAGGCATCGTTGTGAGTAATGTGGTGAGTTTGGATACTAAAAAGGCTCCTTTATTAGAGGGCATTGAGGGTTCTCCTGTTGAGGGCATTTGcatgaaaaatataagtatagtTGGCTTAGCTCCATCAATGGCATGGAGCTGTGAATTTGTTTCAGGTTATAGTTATGATGTTTGGCCAAAGCCATGTCAACAGTTGCAAAAGAATGACTCTATACCTTGGTGTTCATGCACTTGA